A window of Anaerolineales bacterium genomic DNA:
CCAGGGCGGGGATGATCAGCAGGTACCAGGGCTGAAAACCCTGGAGCAGTCCACCCAACTTGGTGAAGAACAGGTCCTGAAAGAAGGCAATCAGCCAACGAAAGAAGACGGCTCCCAAACCGGCTCCCACTCCAACCAGCAAAGCGGTCAGGAAGATGGCCAGAGATTCCGGCAGCCGGTTGCTGTCTTGCAAACGTGTTAGGTAGCCCCGGAGCTTTTGAAAGGGGAGATGGAGGGATGGCAGGAGTTTGCTCTGAGTCTGGCTCATGTTGATGCTCTCCAATCGCTAATAGCCTGATAATTGCATTGTACCCCTCCTTGAAATAAAACAACGCCGGATTGCTGAGAATCCAGGCGTTGGCGGTGAGGGTTCATCGTCACGTCTGAGGCTCAGCGGCACTAAGACTCATCCGATTCAGAAGAGAGTACACAGCAAAATATCCTACTCCAAGGGAAGCTGATTGGCAATGGGTTAAGCTGGGGATTTGAATAATTTCACTGCTGAAATCATGCAGGAACCGAGAGATTCCTCCCGGGCTCTTGTTTGCTTGGATGATTTTCGCCCGCACCGGGAATTTGTGCTCTGGATTATCGGATTCGATCCCATTGCTGCGGAGCACGAAAGAGGAATTCTTCAACCAGAATTGAAGATCAGTTTAATTGGGAGGCAATATCAGAATGTAGTGAGGAACGAGAACACTATCAGGTTAATAATCAGGCTTGTTTAGAATTCAACAATATCTGAGGTCAGGTAATTTAGCTTAACGCAAAGACTTTTCCTGTTTTCTCCTCTAAAATCTTGAAAGATAGGTTATTGAGGAGAAGATGATGAGAACAAGCCGAGCTGCGAAATGGATCCTGCCATTCTGTCTTTTGTTGGGAGCCTGTACTTCATCCACCTGCCCGTCGGACACAATCAGCTATCTGACAGCGCCATATCCGACCGAGAGAGCGGACGCGAGTCTTGAGGAGCAGAGGATCGAGATTGGACGTCAGGAAGTTCTCGTTGATGAGGTGATCACCGAAGATTTTTGCAATGACTCCTTATCTGGTGTGGTCTATGTCACCTGCGATATCCAGATTCCTGCCTGGGAAGAGGAAGCTTTATTTCTCCAGGATTGCGATTTGAAGATCAAGGATGGCACGGTAATTTATGTAGAAGCTCATGGGAATCAAGCTTATTATGAAGGATGTTCCTGCCACGAGTAGATCAATTGGATTCCAGGAGTTGTCTTTTGATATAAGCGGTTGTGGTATTTTCGGGGGAAAAAAGATATAAACGTGCTTTCCCTTTTTGGGATTTCTCTTTCATCCCAGGAAATAGAAACGTATTCGACACTACCCGGGTATCTGGTTTAAGCTCCTGGAGCAGCTTGTCCTGGAGCTTTTTATTGGTATCGGGCAGTAAATAACAGGTCACCACATCAGCTCGGCTGAGATCGTATTGAAAAAGGTTTCCCTGATGGACTTTCACCTGGTCACGCAGTCCCATCAATGTGATCAGGATCTGGCACCACAGCCAGCGCAGGGGATCGAGTTCGATGCCTACTGCCCGGGCTTGGTATTTTTTGGCGGCTGTGATCAGGATCCGGCCATCCCCACAGCCCAAATCGTAGATCAGCTCGCCAGGCTTGATTTCTGCCAGATCAAGCATATCCTGCACAGTGGACCTGGGT
This region includes:
- a CDS encoding class I SAM-dependent methyltransferase produces the protein MLAVQIALLAAPILIVLVLGISLTWTIPHGAPWVPTPRSTVQDMLDLAEIKPGELIYDLGCGDGRILITAAKKYQARAVGIELDPLRWLWCQILITLMGLRDQVKVHQGNLFQYDLSRADVVTCYLLPDTNKKLQDKLLQELKPDTRVVSNTFLFPGMKEKSQKGKARLYLFSPENTTTAYIKRQLLESN